In a single window of the Anaerotruncus rubiinfantis genome:
- a CDS encoding competence/damage-inducible protein A produces the protein MKDSAEILCIGTEILLGNIVNTNSAEISRGLADLGINLYHHTVVGDNPERLKDALEIAFARNNIVITTGGLGPTYDDLSKETIAAYFGLPLELHQPSVEALERFFKKFGRKMTENNLKQAMMPKGCIVLENPNGTAPGAIIEGKGKIAIMMPGPPREMAPMFQNQVMPYLAKRSDHVLRSHCVYFFGIGESTLEAQLREEMQTMENPTLAPYAKDGEVMLRVTAAGKSAAEAEELMAPVLRMLRDRYPQYIYGVDVDNLQTAAVQALKERGLTVATAESCTGGYLSKRITEVPGSSEVFGCGVTSYANGVKEKLLGVKRETLEKYGAVSPETAKEMADGVRRISGADIGISTTGIAGPDGGSDEKPVGLVYVGISSAWHNEVAELRLARGYRDGQRELIRYLAASNALSLLRKTAEMK, from the coding sequence ATGAAAGATTCTGCGGAAATTTTATGTATCGGCACAGAAATCCTGCTTGGGAACATTGTCAACACCAATTCGGCGGAGATTTCCCGCGGGCTTGCCGACCTTGGGATCAACCTGTATCATCACACGGTGGTTGGGGACAACCCGGAACGGCTTAAAGATGCGTTGGAGATTGCCTTTGCCCGCAATAATATCGTCATCACCACCGGCGGCCTCGGCCCAACCTATGACGACCTGAGCAAGGAAACAATCGCCGCTTATTTTGGGCTGCCGCTCGAACTGCATCAGCCGTCGGTCGAAGCGCTCGAACGCTTCTTTAAAAAATTCGGCCGCAAGATGACCGAAAACAACCTCAAACAGGCCATGATGCCCAAGGGCTGCATCGTACTTGAAAATCCAAATGGCACCGCGCCCGGCGCGATCATTGAAGGTAAGGGGAAGATCGCGATTATGATGCCCGGACCGCCGCGCGAGATGGCCCCGATGTTCCAAAACCAGGTCATGCCGTATCTGGCAAAGCGTTCGGACCATGTACTGCGTTCCCACTGCGTTTATTTCTTCGGCATCGGAGAAAGCACGCTCGAGGCACAGCTGCGCGAAGAAATGCAGACGATGGAGAATCCGACCCTTGCGCCGTATGCAAAGGACGGCGAAGTGATGCTGCGTGTGACCGCCGCGGGAAAAAGCGCGGCGGAAGCCGAGGAATTGATGGCGCCGGTATTGCGGATGCTCCGGGACCGTTATCCGCAATACATCTACGGCGTGGATGTCGATAATCTCCAGACCGCAGCTGTACAGGCGCTCAAAGAGCGTGGGCTCACGGTCGCCACGGCGGAAAGCTGCACCGGTGGATACCTTTCCAAACGGATCACCGAAGTTCCTGGCAGCTCGGAGGTGTTTGGCTGCGGCGTGACTAGTTACGCAAACGGGGTGAAGGAGAAGCTGCTCGGCGTGAAGCGCGAAACGCTCGAAAAATACGGCGCGGTTTCACCTGAAACCGCAAAGGAGATGGCCGACGGCGTGCGCCGGATTTCCGGTGCGGACATCGGTATCTCCACCACCGGGATCGCGGGCCCCGACGGCGGAAGCGACGAAAAACCGGTTGGGCTTGTGTATGTGGGAATCAGCAGCGCATGGCATAATGAAGTGGCCGAACTGCGTCTTGCGCGCGGATACCGCGACGGCCAGCGGGAACTCATCCGCTATCTTGCCGCGTCGAACGCGCTGTCGCTGCTGCGCAAAACCGCCGAAATGAAATGA
- a CDS encoding DNA-deoxyinosine glycosylase, with protein sequence MAEKLIHTISPVYDENSRVLILGSFPSPKSREYGFFYGHPQNRFWKVLAAVLEKPLPRTNEEKHAFLLENGIALWDVLHACEIEGASDASIAAPEPNDLSPILSAAKIRAVFTTGGTAAKLYKRHIQPAVGREAIPLPSTSPANCARSFESLCESYRVIQNYLED encoded by the coding sequence ATCGCTGAAAAGCTCATCCACACCATCTCCCCGGTCTACGACGAAAATTCCCGGGTGCTGATCCTCGGGAGCTTCCCTTCGCCAAAATCGCGGGAATATGGCTTTTTTTACGGGCATCCGCAGAACCGCTTCTGGAAGGTGCTCGCGGCGGTACTGGAGAAACCGCTGCCGCGGACAAACGAGGAAAAACATGCTTTTCTTCTGGAAAACGGGATTGCCCTTTGGGATGTGCTGCATGCCTGTGAAATTGAGGGCGCGTCGGATGCGAGCATCGCGGCCCCGGAGCCGAATGACCTTTCCCCGATCCTTTCGGCGGCGAAGATCCGTGCGGTTTTCACCACCGGCGGGACGGCTGCGAAACTTTATAAGCGCCATATCCAGCCGGCTGTGGGGAGGGAGGCGATCCCGCTGCCCTCGACCAGCCCGGCAAATTGCGCCCGGTCGTTTGAATCGCTCTGCGAAAGCTACCGGGTTATCCAAAATTATCTGGAGGACTGA
- a CDS encoding S-ribosylhomocysteine lyase encodes MKRIASFCVDHTKLKKGLYISRVDGDVFTYDIRMCTPNAGDYLPNAALHTVEHLFATYVRNGVFSDQILYVGPMGCRTGFYLLTRDSLSKEDVIRLLQDTFAFIAGYEGEIPGSTEPECGNYREHDLAGAKKIGADMCGVLCGWTPEKMAYEV; translated from the coding sequence ATGAAACGGATCGCCAGCTTCTGCGTTGATCACACCAAGCTGAAAAAAGGCCTTTATATTTCCCGCGTTGACGGAGATGTTTTTACCTATGATATCCGCATGTGCACCCCGAATGCGGGCGACTATCTGCCAAATGCCGCGCTGCACACGGTGGAGCATCTTTTTGCAACCTATGTGCGCAACGGGGTATTCTCCGACCAGATCCTTTATGTCGGGCCAATGGGCTGCCGGACGGGTTTTTACCTGCTCACGCGGGACAGCCTTTCAAAGGAGGATGTGATCCGGCTGCTGCAGGATACCTTTGCCTTCATCGCGGGTTATGAGGGGGAAATCCCCGGCAGCACCGAGCCGGAATGCGGGAATTACCGGGAGCACGACCTTGCCGGCGCCAAAAAAATCGGAGCGGACATGTGCGGGGTGCTGTGTGGCTGGACACCTGAAAAAATGGCCTACGAGGTGTGA
- a CDS encoding MmcQ/YjbR family DNA-binding protein: protein MTRREWIDHCLTYADAYEDYPFDAVSDGEAWTVMRHKSNRKSFALIYERDGLCINLKCEPMQADFWRRVYPQVTPGYHMNKSHWNTVRPNDGLDDQIIREMIDHSFALTAPKGRKKQ, encoded by the coding sequence ATGACGCGGCGGGAATGGATTGATCACTGCCTGACCTATGCGGACGCCTATGAGGACTATCCGTTCGACGCCGTTTCGGATGGGGAGGCCTGGACGGTTATGCGCCACAAAAGCAACCGCAAGAGCTTTGCGCTGATTTATGAACGCGATGGTCTCTGTATAAACCTCAAATGTGAACCGATGCAGGCGGATTTCTGGCGCAGGGTTTACCCCCAGGTCACACCCGGCTACCACATGAATAAGTCGCATTGGAATACGGTGCGGCCAAACGACGGGCTGGATGATCAAATTATCCGGGAAATGATTGACCACAGCTTTGCGCTGACCGCGCCGAAGGGAAGGAAAAAGCAATGA
- a CDS encoding DNA alkylation repair protein codes for MTEAEYQELAERLRKLADPAFKAFHQKLVPGEEHLLGVRLPVLRKVAKELAREDWRGYLAAAKTGTYEETMLQGLVLGYVKAPADELYEQLAAFIPKIANWAICDSCCAGFKFLQKDRERTLEFLAPYLASQKEFETRFAVVVLMDYFVDEQHLRYLFSQFERLAGRQYYVRMAVAWAISVCFVKFPDETMRYLRESRLDADTYNKALRKIVESDRVDGKAKTVIRSMKRTA; via the coding sequence ATGACTGAAGCGGAGTATCAGGAACTGGCAGAGCGCCTGCGGAAACTGGCCGATCCGGCTTTTAAAGCGTTCCATCAGAAGCTGGTGCCAGGGGAAGAACACCTGCTCGGGGTACGGCTGCCGGTGCTGCGTAAAGTTGCCAAGGAGCTGGCCAGGGAGGATTGGCGCGGGTATCTGGCGGCGGCCAAAACCGGCACCTATGAGGAAACGATGCTGCAGGGGTTGGTGCTCGGCTATGTGAAGGCGCCGGCTGATGAACTTTATGAACAGCTTGCGGCGTTTATCCCGAAGATCGCCAATTGGGCAATCTGCGACAGCTGCTGCGCAGGCTTCAAATTCCTGCAAAAAGACCGGGAACGTACGCTGGAGTTCCTTGCTCCGTACCTCGCCTCACAAAAGGAGTTTGAAACGCGGTTCGCAGTGGTGGTGCTGATGGATTATTTTGTGGATGAGCAGCATCTGCGGTATCTTTTCAGCCAATTCGAACGGCTTGCAGGGCGGCAGTATTATGTGCGCATGGCGGTTGCGTGGGCGATTTCCGTGTGTTTTGTGAAGTTCCCGGACGAAACGATGCGGTATCTGCGTGAAAGCAGACTGGATGCGGACACTTATAACAAAGCGCTCCGCAAAATCGTTGAATCCGATCGGGTGGACGGGAAGGCCAAGACAGTGATCAGATCGATGAAACGTACAGCGTAA
- a CDS encoding helix-turn-helix domain-containing protein, with protein MVFDFGYRLRALRKQKKLTQTQVASRLNLSKTTISGYENNTKTPSVDTLIQLSSLYGVSTDYLLGIENRPLLLIDGISERQQEILRTLLAEFRTRQNTEH; from the coding sequence ATGGTTTTCGACTTCGGATATCGTTTGCGTGCTTTGCGAAAACAAAAAAAGCTTACCCAGACGCAAGTAGCTTCCCGCTTAAACCTTTCCAAAACCACCATCAGCGGCTATGAGAACAACACCAAGACCCCTTCGGTGGACACCCTGATTCAGCTGTCCAGTCTCTACGGCGTTTCAACCGACTACCTGCTTGGCATCGAAAACCGCCCGCTGCTGCTGATTGACGGCATATCTGAGCGCCAGCAGGAAATTCTTCGGACACTGCTCGCGGAATTCCGCACCCGCCAAAATACGGAACATTGA
- a CDS encoding DUF896 domain-containing protein has protein sequence MQQKKIERINELTRLAGQRELTDAEKEERLALRQEYLAAIKASLRSSLDNTYLVDEKGNKTKLQKRRE, from the coding sequence ATGCAGCAGAAAAAAATAGAACGGATCAATGAATTGACGCGGCTGGCCGGACAGCGGGAACTGACCGACGCCGAAAAGGAGGAACGGCTCGCGTTGCGGCAGGAATATCTCGCGGCGATCAAGGCAAGCCTGCGTTCGTCACTCGACAATACCTATCTTGTGGATGAGAAAGGCAACAAGACAAAATTGCAGAAGAGGAGAGAATGA
- a CDS encoding NAD-dependent protein deacylase produces MREAEALQALIDESRHIVFFGGAGVSTESGIPDFRSVDGLYRQRWKYPPETMIGHRFFVHNTAEFFEFYRTKMLCLDAKPNAAHKKLAEMEGAGRLDAVITQNIDGLHQAAGSKVVYELHGSVHRNHCTACGKFYDAHFIKECTGVPRCTCGGLVKPDVVLYEEPLDSDTVGRAVRALERTDLLIIAGTSLAVYPAAGLIDYCRGKIVLINRSATPMDSRADLLIAGSVGEVMARIRV; encoded by the coding sequence ATGCGGGAAGCAGAAGCTTTACAGGCGTTGATTGACGAAAGCCGTCATATCGTCTTTTTTGGCGGGGCGGGTGTTTCGACCGAAAGCGGTATCCCGGATTTTCGCAGTGTGGACGGTCTTTACCGGCAGCGTTGGAAGTATCCGCCGGAAACGATGATCGGCCACAGATTTTTTGTGCACAACACCGCGGAATTTTTCGAATTCTACCGGACGAAGATGCTCTGCCTTGATGCAAAGCCGAATGCCGCGCACAAAAAACTGGCTGAGATGGAAGGGGCGGGACGGCTCGACGCGGTAATCACCCAGAATATTGACGGGCTGCATCAGGCGGCGGGAAGCAAAGTCGTCTATGAGCTGCATGGTTCGGTACACCGCAATCACTGCACCGCCTGTGGAAAGTTTTATGATGCGCACTTTATAAAGGAATGCACAGGTGTGCCGCGCTGTACCTGCGGCGGGCTTGTGAAGCCGGATGTGGTGCTATACGAGGAGCCGCTCGATTCTGATACGGTCGGCCGGGCGGTTCGCGCACTCGAACGGACGGACCTCCTGATTATCGCAGGCACCTCACTGGCGGTCTATCCGGCGGCCGGGCTGATTGATTACTGCCGCGGCAAAATTGTGCTCATCAACCGTTCCGCCACGCCGATGGACAGCCGTGCGGATCTGCTGATCGCGGGCAGTGTCGGAGAAGTGATGGCGCGGATACGCGTCTGA
- a CDS encoding WG repeat-containing protein, which yields MKKFAMLLALLLALAGCDTVSVNGPVGAGSSAEAPSASGSADASLESNDPAGLPKTSASAAVEAPMPDAPPSTTVGAIELPKTLYTTSGDYSLELLTPAQYDMYLPLNRGGPRGYLTCDYFAPAQGGKYAIANPNGKIVTDFVFTSDDSGWYTAFGDALASVQKDGKYGVVNTLDGTVVIPFEYDSTWPLYGGKLIECTTGDDTELKDLSGKTVFTAERGDDVLALSETLAILQNDMIKFYSLKDFSPIQNFGCDEAKIGIRSEISAQEDRVVFTVDGRYGMADGSGNIIVEPSYDEIGYFNKSNEFTDFSQDGKKGIMDIFGKITCKAQWEDLVMGETSASVCKDGRWGVITGLDNGKVGIEPFYDYVTPFSGEYACFERNGRYGLIDREGNEIMNSKYEGLLTGDAAHLDKGYVLFDGDNGPGSYGIMTTGGKVILSSSNYITRGEDQQYMLVMTPQEKWGYIDRTGKFVIDAKFDYADNFMPDKDLAFVERDGKIGLIDRKGNIVLETVFSDLIGYNPETMVCAMEYTNDKGEVKSCLVKLNL from the coding sequence ATGAAAAAATTTGCAATGCTTTTGGCTCTGCTTCTGGCGCTGGCCGGCTGCGATACTGTGTCTGTAAACGGGCCTGTCGGCGCGGGATCTTCCGCGGAGGCGCCGTCCGCATCCGGGTCGGCTGATGCGTCCTTAGAATCGAACGATCCGGCCGGCTTGCCCAAGACAAGCGCTTCCGCCGCGGTCGAAGCGCCGATGCCTGACGCCCCGCCGTCAACGACCGTGGGCGCCATTGAGCTGCCAAAGACCCTTTACACCACTTCGGGCGACTATTCGCTTGAATTGCTCACCCCCGCGCAGTATGATATGTATCTGCCGCTCAACCGGGGCGGCCCGCGCGGCTATCTGACCTGTGACTATTTTGCACCCGCGCAGGGCGGCAAATATGCCATTGCCAACCCGAACGGCAAGATCGTGACCGATTTTGTGTTTACCTCGGACGATTCGGGCTGGTACACCGCATTTGGCGATGCGCTGGCGTCGGTGCAGAAGGATGGCAAATACGGAGTGGTCAACACGCTGGACGGTACAGTGGTGATCCCGTTCGAATATGACTCCACTTGGCCGCTCTACGGCGGAAAGCTGATCGAATGCACCACCGGTGACGACACCGAGCTCAAAGACCTTTCCGGCAAGACCGTCTTTACGGCTGAGCGCGGCGACGATGTTCTCGCACTCAGCGAAACCCTTGCGATTCTGCAGAACGACATGATCAAGTTCTACAGTCTTAAGGACTTTTCCCCGATCCAGAATTTCGGCTGCGACGAGGCAAAGATTGGCATCCGTTCCGAAATTTCGGCGCAGGAGGACCGCGTCGTTTTCACGGTGGACGGTCGTTACGGCATGGCCGACGGCAGCGGGAACATTATCGTCGAGCCTTCGTATGACGAGATCGGATATTTTAACAAAAGCAACGAGTTTACCGATTTCTCCCAGGACGGCAAGAAAGGGATCATGGACATTTTCGGAAAAATCACCTGCAAGGCCCAGTGGGAGGATCTGGTGATGGGTGAGACGAGCGCGAGCGTCTGCAAAGACGGCCGCTGGGGCGTGATCACCGGGCTTGACAACGGCAAGGTCGGAATTGAACCGTTTTACGACTATGTCACCCCGTTTTCGGGTGAATATGCCTGTTTTGAACGCAACGGCCGGTATGGCCTGATCGACCGGGAAGGCAACGAGATCATGAACTCGAAGTACGAGGGGTTGCTCACCGGAGACGCCGCGCATCTCGACAAAGGGTACGTACTCTTCGACGGGGACAACGGCCCGGGTTCCTATGGGATTATGACCACCGGAGGCAAGGTGATCCTCTCCTCCAGCAATTATATTACGCGGGGCGAGGATCAGCAGTATATGCTCGTGATGACCCCGCAGGAAAAATGGGGTTACATCGACCGGACCGGAAAATTTGTGATCGACGCGAAATTTGACTACGCAGACAACTTTATGCCGGATAAGGATCTTGCATTTGTCGAGCGTGACGGCAAGATCGGCCTCATCGACCGCAAGGGCAACATCGTGCTCGAAACGGTGTTCAGCGACCTGATTGGCTACAATCCGGAAACGATGGTCTGTGCGATGGAATATACCAACGACAAGGGCGAAGTCAAGAGCTGCCTTGTCAAATTGAACCTCTGA